Proteins encoded by one window of Pseudonocardia sp. HH130629-09:
- a CDS encoding ABC transporter permease subunit: MRRWISPVALIVAWQLASSTGLLAEDELASPLRVVTAAVDLTRSGELPEGLLVSLARVTTGLVLGLVVGVGLGVVSGLSRWGGLLVDPPVQMLRTLPHLGLVPLFILWFGIGELPKVLLVALGVLFPMYLNVHSGVRGVDPKLIEATSVSGFTRAEQLRHVVLPGAMPSTLTGLRLALGIAWLSIIVAETTSADAGLGYMIMNAREFLRTDVIVVGLAVYALLGLATDALVRRLERRVLAWRPAGPAGADR; encoded by the coding sequence CTGCGCCGCTGGATCTCCCCGGTCGCCCTGATCGTCGCGTGGCAGCTCGCGTCGTCGACCGGACTGCTCGCCGAGGACGAGCTCGCCTCGCCCCTGCGGGTGGTGACCGCCGCCGTCGACCTCACCCGCAGCGGGGAGCTGCCCGAGGGGCTGCTGGTCTCGCTCGCCCGGGTCACGACCGGGCTTGTCCTCGGCCTGGTCGTCGGGGTCGGGCTCGGCGTGGTCTCGGGGCTCTCGCGCTGGGGCGGGCTGCTCGTGGACCCGCCGGTGCAGATGCTGCGCACGCTGCCGCACCTCGGCCTGGTGCCGCTGTTCATCCTGTGGTTCGGCATCGGAGAGCTGCCGAAGGTGCTGCTCGTCGCGCTCGGCGTGCTGTTCCCGATGTACCTCAACGTGCACTCCGGGGTCCGCGGGGTGGACCCGAAGCTGATCGAGGCGACGTCGGTGTCCGGGTTCACCCGCGCCGAGCAGCTGCGCCACGTGGTGCTGCCCGGCGCGATGCCCTCCACGCTCACCGGCCTGCGCCTGGCACTGGGGATCGCCTGGCTGTCGATCATCGTCGCGGAGACGACGTCGGCCGACGCCGGACTCGGCTACATGATCATGAACGCCCGCGAGTTCCTGCGCACCGACGTGATCGTCGTGGGCCTGGCGGTGTACGCGCTTCTCGGCCTGGCCACCGACGCCCTGGTGCGCCGGCTGGAACGCCGTGTCCTGGCCTGGCGCCCGGCCGGACCGGCGGGGGCCGACCGATGA
- a CDS encoding ABC transporter ATP-binding protein, producing the protein MSARVHDLVREFDGRRVLDRLDLTIGDGEFVALLGRSGSGKSTLLRLLAGLDDTSDAGVSGTVEVPGSVAVAFQEPRLLPWRTVRDNVALGLHRDLGGDTPAGVADAALAEVGLTARADAWPLTLSGGEAQRASLARALVREPDLLLLDEPFGALDALTRITMHRLVLDLWHRHRPGVLLVTHDVDEALLLADRVLVLTDGRIGDEHRPGDRPRDPERLAALRRTVLDELGVAADAA; encoded by the coding sequence ATGAGCGCCCGCGTGCACGACCTGGTCCGCGAGTTCGACGGCCGCCGGGTCCTCGACCGGCTGGACCTCACCATCGGCGACGGCGAGTTCGTCGCCCTCCTCGGCCGGTCCGGCTCGGGCAAGTCGACGCTGCTGCGGCTGCTCGCCGGCCTCGACGACACCTCCGACGCCGGGGTGTCGGGCACCGTCGAGGTCCCCGGCTCGGTCGCGGTGGCCTTCCAGGAGCCGCGGCTGCTGCCGTGGCGCACGGTCCGCGACAACGTCGCGCTCGGCCTGCACCGCGACCTGGGCGGCGACACCCCCGCCGGGGTCGCCGACGCCGCGCTCGCCGAGGTCGGGCTGACCGCACGGGCCGACGCCTGGCCGCTGACCCTGTCCGGCGGCGAGGCCCAGCGGGCGTCGCTGGCCCGGGCCCTGGTCCGCGAGCCGGACCTGCTGCTGCTCGACGAGCCGTTCGGCGCGCTGGACGCGCTGACCCGCATCACCATGCACCGGCTCGTCCTCGACCTGTGGCACCGGCACCGCCCCGGCGTGCTGCTCGTGACCCACGACGTCGACGAGGCGCTGCTGCTCGCCGACCGGGTGCTGGTGCTGACCGACGGCCGCATCGGCGACGAGCACCGCCCCGGCGACCGCCCGCGCGACCCCGAGCGGCTCGCCGCCCTGCGCCGCACCGTGCTCGACGAGCTGGGGGTCGCCGCCGATGCCGCGTGA
- a CDS encoding ABC transporter substrate-binding protein — MPRERPRHTPDAVVATCAAGATTAARVRRRVTVLAVAVAALVLAGCSSVPVSRPPVQPPVDPAALAGVTLVVGDQKGGSRSLLRAADLLDDLPYRIEWRTFTAGPPLIEAARAGAIDVGGTGNTPTIFAAAARARVQVVSANRGNVTSDAILVRRDSPIRTVADLCGARIAVGKGTSAHGQVLSTLRAAGMTLDDVDLTFLAPADAYGAFRQGDVDAWAVWDPYTSQAELDDGARIVADGTGNANGYGFQVASNATLADPARSAALADYLARVAAAQVYSDSHREQRARVWSEETTIPLPITRRAVARGPDLPVPLDDTVVASQQALADAFSEAGVIPGRADVGAFVDRRYEATTLAAARDGIPGTPTDRRTGAR, encoded by the coding sequence ATGCCGCGTGAGCGTCCGCGTCACACCCCGGATGCGGTCGTCGCGACCTGCGCGGCGGGTGCGACGACCGCCGCGCGGGTGCGCCGGCGTGTCACCGTCCTGGCCGTCGCGGTCGCGGCGCTGGTGCTCGCCGGGTGCTCCTCGGTCCCGGTGTCCCGGCCCCCGGTGCAGCCGCCGGTCGACCCGGCCGCGCTGGCCGGGGTGACCCTCGTCGTCGGGGACCAGAAGGGCGGCTCCCGGTCCCTGCTGCGGGCCGCCGATCTCCTCGACGACCTGCCCTACCGGATCGAGTGGCGCACCTTCACCGCCGGTCCCCCGCTGATCGAGGCGGCCCGGGCCGGCGCGATCGACGTCGGCGGCACCGGCAACACCCCGACGATCTTCGCCGCCGCGGCGCGCGCCCGGGTGCAGGTCGTGTCGGCCAACCGCGGCAACGTCACCAGCGACGCGATCCTCGTGCGCCGCGACTCGCCGATCCGCACCGTCGCCGACCTGTGCGGGGCGCGGATCGCCGTCGGGAAGGGCACGTCGGCGCACGGGCAGGTGCTGTCCACGCTGCGGGCCGCCGGGATGACCCTCGACGACGTCGACCTGACCTTCCTCGCCCCCGCCGACGCCTACGGCGCGTTCCGTCAGGGCGACGTCGACGCCTGGGCCGTCTGGGACCCCTACACCTCCCAGGCCGAGCTCGACGACGGCGCCCGGATCGTCGCCGACGGCACCGGCAACGCGAACGGCTACGGCTTCCAGGTCGCGTCCAACGCCACCCTCGCCGACCCGGCCCGCAGCGCCGCGCTGGCCGACTACCTGGCCCGGGTCGCGGCCGCCCAGGTCTACTCCGATTCCCACCGCGAGCAGCGGGCCCGGGTGTGGAGCGAGGAGACGACCATCCCGCTGCCGATCACCCGGCGGGCCGTCGCGCGCGGCCCGGACCTGCCGGTCCCGCTCGACGACACCGTCGTCGCCTCCCAGCAGGCGCTGGCCGACGCGTTCTCCGAGGCCGGGGTGATCCCCGGCCGGGCGGACGTCGGCGCGTTCGTCGACCGCCGCTACGAGGCCACCACGCTGGCCGCGGCCCGGGACGGCATCCCGGGCACCCCCACCGACCGACGGACGGGAGCACGATGA
- a CDS encoding LLM class flavin-dependent oxidoreductase, whose product MSIVPHWFLPASGDGRTIVARRHADRGEAGSTAREASIDYLAQIARAAEAQGFHGVLTPTGTFCEDAWLTTAALLRETRTLRYLVAFRPGVLSPTLAAQMAATYQRVSGGRLMLNIVTGGDAVEQRRFGDHASHDERYARTDEFLTVLRGAWSPEPFDFTGAHYDVDGATTLAPPDPLPPVYFGGSSDAALPVAARHADVYLTWGEPPAAVAEKIGRVRKLADDLGRSPRFGIRLHVITRDTADEAWAEAARLLDALDPAEIERAQATLRASQSVGQQRMLALHGGSADALTIAPNLWAGVGLVRGGAGTALVGSHTEVADRIAEYHELGIDEFVLSGYPHLEEAYRVGEGVLPELRRRGLLAEPPR is encoded by the coding sequence ATGAGCATCGTCCCGCACTGGTTCCTGCCCGCCTCCGGCGACGGCCGCACCATCGTCGCCCGCCGGCATGCCGACCGCGGCGAGGCGGGCTCGACGGCCCGCGAGGCGAGCATCGACTACCTCGCCCAGATCGCCAGGGCAGCCGAGGCCCAGGGCTTCCACGGCGTCCTCACCCCGACCGGAACCTTCTGCGAGGACGCCTGGCTGACCACCGCGGCGCTGCTGCGCGAGACCCGCACGCTGCGCTACCTCGTCGCGTTCCGGCCCGGTGTGCTCTCCCCGACCCTCGCCGCCCAGATGGCCGCCACCTACCAGCGCGTCTCCGGCGGCAGGCTGATGCTCAACATCGTCACCGGCGGGGACGCCGTCGAGCAGCGCCGCTTCGGCGACCACGCCTCCCACGACGAGCGCTACGCCCGCACCGACGAGTTCCTCACCGTGCTGCGCGGCGCCTGGTCACCCGAGCCGTTCGACTTCACCGGCGCCCACTACGACGTCGACGGCGCCACCACCCTCGCCCCGCCGGACCCGCTGCCCCCGGTCTACTTCGGAGGCTCCTCCGACGCCGCGCTGCCGGTCGCCGCCCGGCACGCCGACGTCTACCTGACCTGGGGCGAGCCACCCGCTGCCGTCGCCGAGAAGATCGGACGGGTCCGCAAGCTCGCCGACGACCTGGGCCGCAGCCCCCGCTTCGGCATCCGGCTGCACGTGATCACCCGCGACACCGCCGACGAGGCGTGGGCCGAGGCGGCCCGGCTGCTCGACGCGCTCGACCCGGCCGAGATCGAGCGCGCCCAGGCGACCCTGCGGGCCAGCCAGTCGGTCGGGCAGCAGCGGATGCTCGCGCTGCACGGCGGCTCGGCCGACGCGCTGACGATCGCGCCGAACCTCTGGGCCGGGGTGGGCCTGGTCCGGGGCGGTGCGGGGACCGCGCTGGTCGGGTCGCACACCGAGGTGGCCGACCGGATCGCCGAGTACCACGAGCTGGGGATCGACGAGTTCGTGCTGTCGGGCTACCCGCACCTGGAGGAGGCCTACCGCGTCGGCGAGGGCGTGCTGCCCGAGCTGCGCCGGCGTGGCCTGCTCGCCGAGCCGCCCCGCTGA
- a CDS encoding MetQ/NlpA family ABC transporter substrate-binding protein — protein MRLPRALSLLVPVAVLAVLAAGCSAPGESSSGGGESGSRTVRIGVSDGAEPYWKVLTDKAAAQGITVQLTNFTDYNQPNPALAQGQLDLNQFQHLQYLANYNVQNNDTLVPVGATAVYPLPLYSTKHTDLAQIPQGGQVVIPNDAVNQARALTVLQSAGLLRLTDGGTTTSTPADIDRAASKVTVTPVDAAQTATNLASADATIVNNNYAQSANLTQDQVLYQEDPDSEKAKPYINLFVARADQADDPVYATLVRIYHDPEVLDAARRDLGDGGVFRNNSAEDLRQTLAGIEQQLRAR, from the coding sequence ATGCGCCTGCCACGCGCACTGTCCCTGCTGGTCCCCGTCGCCGTGCTCGCCGTGCTGGCGGCCGGCTGCTCCGCCCCCGGCGAGTCCTCGTCCGGTGGTGGTGAGAGCGGGTCGCGGACCGTCCGGATCGGCGTCTCCGACGGCGCCGAGCCCTACTGGAAGGTCCTCACCGACAAGGCCGCCGCCCAGGGGATCACCGTCCAGCTGACCAACTTCACCGACTACAACCAGCCGAACCCGGCTCTGGCCCAGGGCCAGCTGGACCTCAACCAGTTCCAGCACCTGCAGTACCTGGCGAACTACAACGTCCAGAACAACGACACGCTGGTGCCGGTCGGCGCGACCGCGGTGTACCCGCTGCCGCTGTACTCCACGAAGCACACCGACCTGGCGCAGATCCCGCAGGGCGGGCAGGTCGTCATCCCGAACGACGCGGTGAACCAGGCCCGGGCGCTGACCGTCCTGCAGTCCGCCGGTCTGCTCAGGCTGACCGACGGGGGCACCACCACCTCCACCCCCGCCGACATCGACCGCGCCGCCTCGAAGGTCACCGTCACCCCGGTCGACGCGGCCCAGACCGCGACGAACCTGGCGAGCGCCGACGCCACGATCGTCAACAACAACTACGCGCAGTCGGCCAACCTGACCCAGGACCAGGTCCTCTACCAGGAGGACCCGGACTCGGAGAAGGCCAAGCCCTACATCAACCTGTTCGTCGCCCGGGCCGACCAGGCCGACGACCCGGTGTACGCGACGCTGGTCCGGATCTACCACGACCCGGAGGTCCTCGACGCCGCCCGCCGCGACCTCGGTGACGGCGGTGTGTTCCGCAACAACTCCGCGGAGGACCTGCGCCAGACCCTGGCCGGCATCGAGCAGCAGCTGCGGGCACGCTGA
- a CDS encoding methionine ABC transporter ATP-binding protein has translation MAEPVISFSGATRTFPARRGPGVTAVDDVDLDIAEGGITGVIGWSGAGKSTLVRMINALELPTSGTVTVRGRVTSELSERGLRELRGDVGMIFQQFALMNSRTVAGNVGYPLAVAGRSREERRARVAELLEFVGLAELAGRYPARLSGGQKQRVGIARALATSPSILLADEATSALDPETTREVLALLRRVNRELGTTVVVITHEMDVVADVCDRVVVMEQGRVIEEGEVYDVFAAPSHPATRRFVHGVLQDVPSPETLARLRERHPGRLVTVGVGGPGAAAADAQDAIARVPATHGVRATVVHGGIRELSGRPVGSLTLALTGDDTAVDACVDELSRITRVTPDGAVTARDAVTTQDEESA, from the coding sequence ATGGCGGAGCCGGTGATCTCGTTCTCGGGCGCGACCCGCACGTTCCCGGCCCGCCGCGGCCCAGGGGTCACCGCCGTCGACGACGTGGACCTCGACATCGCCGAGGGCGGGATCACCGGCGTGATCGGCTGGTCGGGGGCGGGAAAGTCCACGCTCGTCCGGATGATCAACGCACTGGAGCTGCCGACGTCGGGCACCGTCACGGTGCGCGGGCGGGTCACCTCCGAGCTGTCCGAGCGGGGGCTGCGCGAGCTGCGCGGCGATGTCGGGATGATCTTCCAGCAGTTCGCGCTGATGAACTCGCGCACGGTCGCCGGCAACGTCGGCTACCCGCTCGCCGTCGCCGGCCGCTCGCGGGAGGAGCGTCGGGCCCGCGTCGCGGAGCTGCTGGAGTTCGTCGGGCTCGCCGAGCTGGCCGGGCGCTACCCGGCGCGGCTGTCCGGTGGGCAGAAGCAGCGGGTCGGCATCGCCAGGGCGCTCGCCACGTCGCCGTCGATCCTGCTCGCCGACGAGGCGACCAGCGCGCTGGACCCGGAGACGACCCGGGAGGTGCTGGCCCTGCTGCGCCGGGTCAACCGCGAGCTGGGCACCACGGTCGTCGTGATCACCCACGAGATGGACGTCGTCGCCGACGTGTGCGACCGGGTCGTGGTCATGGAGCAGGGCAGGGTCATCGAGGAGGGCGAGGTGTACGACGTGTTCGCTGCGCCGTCGCACCCGGCGACGCGCCGCTTCGTGCACGGCGTCCTGCAGGACGTGCCGTCGCCGGAGACGCTCGCCCGGCTGCGCGAGCGCCACCCCGGCCGGCTGGTGACTGTCGGCGTCGGCGGGCCCGGCGCGGCCGCCGCCGACGCCCAGGACGCGATCGCGCGGGTCCCGGCCACGCACGGGGTCCGCGCGACCGTGGTGCACGGCGGCATCCGCGAGCTGTCCGGTCGCCCCGTCGGCAGCCTCACCCTGGCCCTGACCGGCGACGACACCGCCGTCGACGCCTGCGTCGACGAACTCTCGCGCATCACCCGGGTCACCCCGGACGGCGCCGTCACCGCCCGGGACGCCGTCACCACCCAGGACGAGGAGTCCGCATGA
- a CDS encoding methionine ABC transporter permease: protein MKADWETLSPVLWLSVLQTAYMVFWTMLLAGLLGLLLGVALHTTRPGGLYAHRAVFGVLNVLVDIVRPIPFIIFITAVGPLTLLVMGTTIGTRSVLFPMVAMATFFIGRIVEQNLVSVDPAVVEAARAMGASRFRIVWSVLVPEALAPLVLGYTFVFVAVVDMSAMAGYVGGGGLGDFAITYGYQQFDWPVTLLTVAIIVVVVQCAQLLGNTLARRVLHR from the coding sequence ATGAAGGCCGACTGGGAGACCCTGAGCCCGGTGCTGTGGCTGTCGGTGCTGCAGACCGCCTACATGGTGTTCTGGACGATGCTGCTGGCCGGGCTGCTCGGGCTGCTGCTCGGCGTCGCCCTGCACACCACCCGTCCCGGCGGCCTGTACGCGCACCGTGCCGTGTTCGGCGTGCTGAACGTGCTGGTCGACATCGTGCGGCCGATCCCGTTCATCATCTTCATCACCGCCGTGGGCCCGCTGACCCTGCTCGTGATGGGCACGACGATCGGCACCCGCTCGGTGCTGTTCCCCATGGTCGCGATGGCGACGTTCTTCATCGGCCGCATCGTCGAGCAGAACCTGGTGTCGGTGGACCCGGCGGTCGTCGAGGCGGCGCGGGCGATGGGCGCGAGCCGGTTCCGGATCGTGTGGAGCGTGCTCGTGCCCGAGGCGCTGGCACCGCTGGTGCTCGGCTACACGTTCGTGTTCGTCGCGGTCGTCGACATGTCGGCGATGGCCGGCTACGTCGGCGGCGGCGGGCTGGGCGACTTCGCCATCACCTACGGCTACCAGCAGTTCGACTGGCCGGTGACGCTGCTGACGGTGGCGATCATCGTGGTCGTCGTGCAGTGCGCGCAGCTGCTCGGGAACACCCTGGCCCGGAGGGTGTTGCACCGGTAG
- a CDS encoding NtaA/DmoA family FMN-dependent monooxygenase (This protein belongs to a clade of FMN-dependent monooxygenases, within a broader family of flavin-dependent oxidoreductases, the luciferase-like monooxygenase (LMM) family, some of whose members use coenzyme F420 rather than FMN.) — MPRKQIHLAAHFPGVNNTTVWSDPASGSHIEFESFAHFARTAERARFDFLFLAEGLRLREHRGEIYDLDVMGRPDTFTILNALAAVTDRLGLAGTINSTFTEPYDVARQFASLDHLSGGRAAWNVVTSWDAFTGENFRRGGFLPKEKRYSRAKEQLAATAAIWDSRSGAGDRGEFAYSSDQFDVHGRFSLPRSPQGRPVILQAGDSEEGREFAAASADAIFSRHAEPEAGRTFLADVKGRLARYGRAWDDLKILPAATYVLGDTDAEAAERAEVIRSQQVSPQTAIVFAEQLWNTDLSDRDPDGPLPEFDPVEGELVSKGRASVRQYRDPKAVADQWRALAAEKGLSLRETVIEVTGRHTFVGSPRTVADAIDDAVQSDAADGYVLVPHVTPGGLDEFADTVVPLLQERGSFRTDYTGTTLREHLGLPAVRSTTDPTEAATAAPTAG; from the coding sequence ATGCCACGCAAGCAGATCCACCTCGCCGCCCACTTCCCGGGCGTCAACAACACCACGGTGTGGAGCGACCCGGCGTCCGGCAGCCACATCGAGTTCGAGTCGTTCGCGCACTTCGCGCGGACGGCCGAACGGGCGAGGTTCGACTTCCTGTTCCTCGCCGAGGGCCTGCGCCTGCGCGAGCACCGCGGCGAGATCTACGACCTCGACGTGATGGGCCGCCCGGACACCTTCACGATCCTGAACGCCCTGGCGGCGGTCACCGACCGGCTCGGCCTGGCCGGCACGATCAACTCCACCTTCACCGAGCCCTACGACGTCGCCCGCCAGTTCGCGTCGCTGGACCACCTGTCCGGCGGCCGGGCCGCCTGGAACGTGGTGACCTCGTGGGACGCGTTCACCGGTGAGAACTTCCGCCGCGGCGGCTTCCTGCCGAAGGAGAAGCGCTACTCCCGGGCGAAGGAGCAGCTGGCCGCGACCGCCGCGATCTGGGACTCGCGCAGCGGCGCGGGCGACCGCGGCGAGTTCGCGTACTCCTCCGACCAGTTCGACGTGCACGGCCGGTTCTCGCTGCCGCGCAGCCCGCAGGGCCGCCCGGTGATCCTGCAGGCCGGGGACTCCGAGGAGGGGCGTGAGTTCGCCGCCGCGTCGGCCGACGCGATCTTCTCCCGGCACGCCGAGCCCGAGGCAGGACGGACGTTCCTCGCCGATGTGAAGGGCCGCCTCGCCCGCTACGGCCGGGCCTGGGACGACCTGAAGATCCTGCCCGCCGCGACGTACGTGCTGGGTGACACCGACGCCGAGGCCGCCGAGCGCGCCGAGGTGATCCGCTCCCAGCAGGTCAGCCCGCAGACCGCGATCGTGTTCGCCGAGCAGCTGTGGAACACCGACCTGTCCGACCGCGACCCCGACGGCCCGCTGCCCGAGTTCGACCCGGTCGAGGGCGAGCTGGTGTCGAAGGGCCGCGCCAGCGTGCGCCAGTACCGGGACCCGAAGGCCGTCGCCGACCAGTGGCGCGCCCTCGCCGCGGAGAAGGGCCTCTCGCTGCGGGAGACGGTGATCGAGGTGACCGGGCGGCACACCTTCGTCGGGAGCCCCCGGACGGTCGCCGACGCGATCGACGACGCCGTGCAGTCCGACGCCGCGGACGGCTACGTGCTCGTCCCGCACGTCACCCCGGGCGGGCTCGACGAGTTCGCCGACACGGTCGTGCCGCTGCTGCAGGAGCGCGGGTCGTTCCGCACCGACTACACCGGGACGACGCTGCGCGAGCACCTCGGGCTCCCGGCCGTCCGCTCGACGACCGACCCGACCGAGGCGGCGACGGCGGCTCCGACCGCGGGCTGA
- a CDS encoding DUF3040 domain-containing protein, with protein sequence MSVTPPPLPPSSPGGGTGDPDPHPSARPLDRDEEFRLSALEQELRRSDPRLDTELTAPHRPSRAAGGRADRILQAVAITVIVLVLVPGDWIAGLLSFGLLLGIPVVMAWIAVRAHRENIAREQAEGRDDERP encoded by the coding sequence ATGTCCGTCACACCCCCGCCCCTGCCGCCGTCGTCGCCCGGCGGTGGGACCGGCGATCCCGATCCGCACCCGTCCGCGCGACCCCTGGACCGCGACGAGGAGTTCCGCCTCTCCGCCCTCGAGCAGGAGCTGCGCCGTTCCGACCCGCGGCTCGACACCGAGCTGACCGCACCGCACCGGCCATCGCGCGCCGCGGGCGGCCGTGCCGACCGGATCCTGCAGGCCGTCGCGATCACCGTGATCGTGCTGGTCCTCGTGCCGGGCGACTGGATCGCCGGGCTGCTGTCGTTCGGGCTGCTGCTCGGCATCCCGGTCGTGATGGCCTGGATCGCCGTCCGGGCGCACCGGGAGAACATCGCCCGGGAGCAGGCCGAGGGCCGCGACGACGAGCGCCCCTGA
- a CDS encoding TerC family protein has product MNVPLWVWLATVAVVIGMLVFDFVGHARDPHEPTLRESAIWSAGYIAIALLFGVGVGVFSGWQYGGEYMAGWLTEKALSVDNLFVFLLIMTSFAVPKVHQQKVLLIGIAIAIVMRGAFIAVGAVIIEQFVAVFYLFAIILFWLAWSQIREALSSDDHEQADAGDSRLIRLVRRVLPTSTEYDGAKLVTRIDGKRLLTPMALVVVAIGLTDLLFAFDSIPAIFGLTQEPFLVFTANAFALLGLRQLYFLIGGLLERLIYLAHGLSVILAFIGVKLTLHALHENNVPFINGGQPVPVPEVPIWLSLLVITGTIAVAAVASLVVSRGRAAAAGDAPSAAAGTGSGGTGSDDAGHDGGAAGHGDVTGHGDDTVRAGQSPSTSRATEK; this is encoded by the coding sequence ATGAACGTTCCCCTCTGGGTGTGGCTGGCGACGGTCGCCGTCGTCATCGGCATGCTCGTGTTCGACTTCGTCGGGCACGCCCGTGACCCGCACGAGCCCACGCTGCGCGAGTCGGCGATCTGGTCGGCCGGCTACATCGCGATCGCCCTGCTGTTCGGCGTCGGTGTCGGTGTCTTCTCGGGCTGGCAGTACGGCGGCGAGTACATGGCCGGTTGGCTGACCGAGAAGGCCCTCTCGGTCGACAACCTGTTCGTCTTCCTGCTGATCATGACCAGCTTCGCGGTGCCGAAGGTGCACCAGCAGAAGGTGCTGCTGATCGGCATCGCGATAGCGATCGTCATGCGCGGTGCGTTCATCGCGGTCGGTGCGGTCATCATCGAGCAGTTCGTCGCGGTGTTCTACCTGTTCGCGATCATCCTGTTCTGGCTCGCCTGGTCCCAGATCCGCGAGGCGCTGTCCTCCGACGACCACGAGCAGGCCGACGCCGGTGACTCGAGGCTCATCCGCCTGGTCCGCAGGGTGCTGCCCACCTCCACCGAGTACGACGGCGCGAAGCTCGTCACCCGCATCGACGGCAAGCGGCTCCTCACCCCGATGGCGCTGGTCGTCGTCGCGATCGGGCTTACCGACCTGCTGTTCGCGTTCGACTCGATCCCGGCGATCTTCGGCCTCACCCAGGAGCCGTTCCTGGTGTTCACCGCGAACGCCTTCGCCCTGCTCGGCCTGCGCCAGCTGTACTTCCTGATCGGCGGCCTGCTGGAGCGCCTGATCTACCTGGCGCACGGCCTCTCGGTGATCCTCGCGTTCATCGGCGTCAAGCTCACCCTGCACGCGCTGCACGAGAACAACGTGCCGTTCATCAACGGCGGGCAGCCGGTGCCGGTGCCCGAGGTGCCGATCTGGCTGTCGCTGCTGGTCATCACCGGGACGATCGCCGTCGCCGCCGTCGCGAGCCTGGTGGTCTCGCGCGGCCGCGCCGCCGCGGCCGGTGACGCCCCCTCCGCTGCTGCCGGCACCGGCTCCGGGGGCACCGGCTCCGACGACGCGGGCCACGACGGCGGGGCCGCCGGTCACGGCGACGTCACCGGTCATGGCGACGACACCGTGCGCGCCGGTCAGAGCCCCAGCACCAGCCGGGCGACCGAGAAGTAG
- a CDS encoding SDR family NAD(P)-dependent oxidoreductase codes for MPTALVTGASRGLGAVYARELAERGYSVVLVARDAARLAEVAESVGRATGAIVETLPADLTDPAGLAAVERRITDRDLPIDVLVNNAGVETDAVFAEAPFEVLTGEIDLNVTALMRLTRAAVPAMTVRGHGGVLNIASVAGYLPSGGNAYGASKSWVLAFSDTVAASLHGTGVTVTAVAAGRIRADDDPQGPLWLDPRDVVRRSLDDLARGRKLSAPGWVYRALVGYLEAPRTALRLAARVAGRGRGRCERLERGSGHTRPSPVPTPFRDEPAPSRPLPAVAVGPATPVPPVLPEEPVRPAHVAAATVPAPRVSGTGPLPVVPRRAVAGSGALPARPTAARAATSATARAAVRRLPAGPRPVQPAREVATVRLAAG; via the coding sequence ATGCCGACTGCACTGGTGACCGGAGCGAGCCGAGGGCTCGGCGCCGTCTACGCCCGCGAGCTCGCCGAGCGCGGGTACTCCGTCGTCCTCGTGGCGCGCGACGCCGCCCGCCTCGCCGAGGTCGCCGAGTCCGTCGGCCGGGCCACCGGCGCGATCGTGGAGACGCTGCCCGCCGACCTCACCGACCCGGCGGGGCTGGCCGCCGTCGAGCGCCGGATCACCGACCGGGACCTGCCGATCGACGTGCTGGTCAACAACGCGGGTGTCGAGACCGACGCGGTGTTCGCCGAGGCGCCGTTCGAGGTGCTCACCGGCGAGATCGACCTCAACGTGACGGCCCTGATGCGCCTCACCCGCGCGGCGGTCCCGGCGATGACCGTCCGTGGCCACGGAGGGGTCCTCAACATCGCGAGCGTCGCCGGCTACCTGCCCTCGGGGGGCAACGCCTACGGCGCGTCGAAGTCCTGGGTGCTGGCGTTCAGCGACACCGTCGCGGCGTCGCTGCACGGCACCGGGGTCACCGTGACCGCGGTCGCCGCGGGCCGGATCCGGGCCGACGACGACCCGCAGGGCCCGCTGTGGCTCGACCCCCGCGACGTCGTGCGCCGCTCGCTCGACGACCTGGCCCGCGGCCGCAAGCTGTCCGCGCCGGGCTGGGTGTACCGGGCACTGGTCGGCTACCTGGAGGCGCCGCGCACCGCGCTGCGGCTGGCCGCACGGGTCGCGGGCCGGGGCCGGGGGCGCTGCGAGCGGCTGGAGCGGGGGAGCGGGCACACCCGGCCGTCGCCGGTCCCGACGCCGTTCCGCGACGAGCCCGCTCCGTCCCGGCCGCTGCCCGCCGTGGCGGTGGGCCCGGCGACGCCGGTGCCGCCGGTCCTGCCCGAGGAGCCGGTGCGGCCCGCGCACGTCGCCGCCGCGACCGTCCCGGCGCCGCGGGTGTCGGGCACCGGGCCGCTGCCCGTCGTGCCTCGTCGGGCCGTGGCAGGGTCCGGGGCCCTCCCGGCCCGCCCGACCGCCGCGCGGGCGGCCACCTCCGCGACGGCCCGCGCCGCCGTCCGCAGGCTGCCCGCCGGCCCCCGTCCGGTGCAGCCGGCCCGTGAGGTCGCGACCGTCCGGCTCGCCGCGGGCTGA